A stretch of the Coprobacillus cateniformis genome encodes the following:
- a CDS encoding pentapeptide repeat-containing protein — protein MRKANLSMTEKSSLYNHIDEELVQFMQFENETLTNRQEQGKEFKNCYFENIVCEDVNFENSYFMDIIFKNCDLSNVKFYSCLFRRVEFVNCKLMGTDFSESVYDNVSIKDCLCRFANFAFMKNKEVQFINCDFQNASIIETNLKKTVFQECAFHQCEVQHSSFYNIDLSNCDLSNIITTPEDIRGAIIESYQASSLIHLLRVKVKE, from the coding sequence ATGAGAAAAGCAAATCTTTCAATGACTGAAAAATCATCGCTATATAACCATATTGATGAAGAGTTAGTTCAATTCATGCAATTTGAAAATGAAACATTAACCAATAGACAAGAACAAGGAAAGGAATTTAAAAATTGTTATTTTGAAAATATCGTATGTGAAGATGTTAATTTTGAAAATAGCTATTTTATGGATATTATTTTTAAGAATTGTGATTTATCTAATGTAAAATTCTATTCTTGTTTGTTTCGAAGAGTTGAATTTGTAAATTGTAAACTTATGGGTACAGATTTTTCAGAATCAGTTTATGATAATGTATCAATAAAGGATTGTCTTTGCCGCTTTGCAAATTTTGCTTTTATGAAAAATAAAGAAGTCCAGTTTATCAATTGTGATTTTCAAAATGCAAGTATTATAGAAACAAACTTAAAAAAGACAGTATTCCAAGAATGTGCTTTCCATCAATGTGAAGTTCAACATTCATCATTTTATAATATAGATTTATCAAACTGTGATTTATCAAACATTATAACAACACCAGAAGATATCAGAGGTGCTATTATTGAGAGTTATCAAGCATCGTCATTAATACATCTTTTAAGAGTTAAAGTCAAAGAATAA
- a CDS encoding EAL domain-containing protein, producing MKNKKIPVFILGSLFAIAIVTITMISYIDYVQESLWDKSVDDILETTSQEEKSLNIYLQKDTENLRNVLNNIVNSKDHLAKKIAEIPSHEYINYFYIDTLQNKYIDKTGEHAIDRDKILQLSQLYKEESGIIDPFFNDKTGIKVIGTYVRDEHRYLIKESQVSYIADKFSLSFYNNLGFSYIVNTDGDVLIRTNHKNANRTFQNLFDIIDLEKNNNADIESFKNSLAHQQKGIALFNYHDNTNVFCYVPMSIGEQWYVVSIIPNAAIMEQANNIILHTIVLSLIIIGSIGFVVLLYLLNHRKHKRVVENLAFYDHLTGLYNYQKFKMEGQKLLAQENRSWAVIYIDIDGFKIINDLNGYQFGDFVLKELAALLEKYVTEYCIACHMNADQFLFMCHYHNKKDIVKICQEINQDLRQFLHNNGYERETVMKFGICCQEDDKHIHTMDHLVDCSHLALNALSHNVNEYYYFYHSQMREHLLKEADIESKMDKALENKEFVFFLQPKFNVNGEKILGAEALVRWIDSQQQMIMPNDFIPLFEKNGFILKLDEYVFESVCQYMSSRISQHQNVIPISVNISRLHLYQHDFIERYVKIKEKYQIPDQLLELEITENILLEDVKRVQTIVAELQAHGFLCSIDDFGSGYSSLNLLKDLPINVIKLDRFFLKDNYNVVRSYEIIKSVINMAKSIDIYTVAEGVETKEQQQFLQTIGCDMIQGYIFSKPLPIDEFNKYL from the coding sequence ATGAAGAATAAGAAAATACCTGTCTTTATTTTAGGCAGTCTTTTTGCGATTGCTATTGTTACAATAACAATGATTTCTTATATTGATTATGTACAGGAATCTTTATGGGATAAATCAGTAGATGATATTTTAGAAACAACATCACAAGAAGAGAAGTCTTTGAATATTTATTTACAAAAGGATACTGAAAATTTAAGGAATGTTTTAAATAATATTGTCAATTCAAAAGATCATTTGGCAAAAAAAATTGCAGAAATTCCAAGTCATGAATATATCAATTATTTCTATATTGATACACTTCAGAATAAATATATTGATAAAACGGGTGAACATGCAATCGATCGTGATAAAATCTTGCAATTAAGTCAATTGTATAAAGAAGAAAGTGGTATTATTGATCCTTTTTTTAATGATAAGACTGGAATAAAGGTTATAGGAACTTATGTTAGGGATGAACATAGATATTTGATTAAAGAGAGTCAGGTTTCTTATATAGCTGATAAATTCTCTTTATCATTCTATAATAATTTAGGGTTTTCTTACATTGTTAATACAGATGGAGATGTCTTAATTAGAACAAATCATAAGAATGCAAATAGGACTTTTCAAAATCTATTTGATATTATTGATTTAGAAAAAAATAATAATGCTGATATTGAATCGTTTAAAAACTCATTGGCTCATCAGCAAAAGGGAATTGCATTGTTTAATTATCATGATAATACAAATGTGTTTTGTTATGTTCCAATGTCAATAGGAGAACAATGGTATGTTGTTTCTATTATTCCTAATGCTGCAATTATGGAACAGGCTAATAATATTATTTTACATACTATTGTATTATCATTAATTATTATAGGCTCTATAGGGTTTGTTGTTTTGCTGTATTTATTAAATCATAGAAAACATAAAAGAGTTGTTGAAAATTTAGCTTTTTATGATCATCTTACAGGATTATACAATTATCAGAAATTTAAAATGGAAGGGCAAAAATTGCTTGCTCAAGAGAATAGAAGCTGGGCAGTTATTTATATTGATATTGATGGTTTTAAAATCATTAATGATTTAAATGGATACCAGTTTGGTGATTTTGTTTTAAAAGAATTGGCTGCTTTGTTAGAAAAATATGTCACTGAATATTGTATAGCTTGTCACATGAATGCTGATCAATTCTTATTCATGTGTCATTATCATAATAAAAAAGATATTGTCAAAATATGTCAAGAAATCAATCAGGATTTAAGGCAATTTCTTCATAACAATGGATATGAAAGAGAAACTGTTATGAAATTTGGGATTTGTTGTCAGGAAGATGATAAGCATATACATACGATGGATCATTTGGTAGATTGCAGTCATCTTGCTTTGAATGCATTATCACATAATGTGAATGAGTATTATTACTTTTATCATTCTCAGATGCGTGAACATTTATTAAAAGAGGCTGATATTGAATCAAAGATGGATAAAGCGTTAGAAAATAAAGAATTTGTTTTCTTCTTACAGCCTAAATTTAATGTGAATGGTGAGAAGATTTTAGGTGCAGAAGCATTGGTACGTTGGATTGATTCTCAACAGCAAATGATTATGCCTAATGATTTTATTCCACTTTTTGAAAAGAATGGATTTATTTTAAAATTAGATGAGTATGTTTTTGAAAGTGTTTGTCAATATATGTCTTCTCGTATTTCTCAACATCAAAATGTTATTCCTATTTCGGTGAATATTTCACGTTTGCATTTATATCAACATGATTTTATTGAGAGATATGTGAAAATTAAAGAAAAATATCAAATTCCTGATCAATTATTAGAATTAGAAATTACAGAAAATATTTTATTAGAAGATGTCAAAAGAGTTCAAACTATTGTTGCTGAATTACAGGCTCATGGTTTCCTTTGTTCAATTGATGATTTTGGTAGTGGCTATTCTTCTTTAAATCTCTTAAAAGACTTACCAATTAATGTCATTAAATTAGATCGCTTTTTCTTAAAGGATAATTATAATGTGGTTAGAAGTTATGAAATTATTAAATCGGTGATTAATATGGCAAAAAGTATAGATATATACACAGTTGCTGAGGGTGTTGAAACTAAAGAACAACAGCAGTTTTTACAAACAATTGGGTGCGATATGATTCAGGGATATATTTTTTCTAAACCTCTTCCTATTGACGAATTTAATAAATATTTATAA
- a CDS encoding ABC transporter substrate-binding protein has protein sequence MKIKQFVKVIITFSLFILCLGCQNNQSRNIIIPQDEETINLSFFGYKSEAINVVAIEETLQNYMKDHPHVQISYESVKGTDYYDILSKRLKNGSIDDIFMIDKEYLQKFKNSGYFEDLSDLSTISNFSQRSLEQMKDEDGQIYYVPSTISAFGLYCNLDLLKKHNQSIPQNEDEFMKVCQYFVDQGITPLVANNDISLKTIAIAKGLYPLYQEENYREIIEKMNNDSQILKDYMRPGYELVEKLIKNKFVDAKATLKTQKTQDDLTQFSKGENPFMLTGAWAAVRMEKMAPELKFEVHPYPILDNGSVLVTNIDTRLCVNAKGKHVEEAKKFIEYMTQTEEMWKFVDNQCSFSPLNNNQLSTNKAVQPLNKYLNDQQSILGSNQLIDYEMWTHTRSGVQLLLQGETVEAALELIKK, from the coding sequence ATGAAAATAAAACAGTTTGTTAAAGTAATAATAACATTCTCTTTATTCATATTATGTCTAGGATGTCAAAACAATCAATCAAGAAATATTATTATTCCTCAAGATGAAGAAACTATAAATTTATCTTTTTTTGGTTATAAAAGTGAAGCTATAAATGTTGTTGCGATTGAAGAAACACTTCAAAATTATATGAAAGATCATCCCCATGTTCAGATTTCATATGAAAGTGTTAAAGGAACAGATTATTATGATATTCTTTCAAAAAGACTAAAGAATGGTTCTATTGATGATATTTTTATGATTGATAAAGAATATCTTCAAAAATTTAAAAATAGTGGGTATTTTGAGGACTTATCTGATCTTTCAACAATTTCAAACTTTAGTCAGAGATCTTTAGAGCAGATGAAAGATGAGGATGGTCAGATTTATTATGTTCCATCAACGATTTCTGCTTTTGGACTGTATTGTAATTTAGATCTTTTGAAAAAACATAATCAATCAATCCCTCAAAATGAAGATGAGTTCATGAAAGTCTGTCAATATTTTGTTGATCAAGGAATAACACCACTTGTTGCCAATAATGATATATCTTTAAAAACAATAGCCATTGCTAAAGGATTATATCCGCTTTATCAAGAAGAAAATTATAGAGAAATTATTGAAAAAATGAATAATGATTCTCAAATCTTAAAAGATTATATGAGACCTGGTTATGAACTTGTAGAAAAACTCATAAAAAATAAATTTGTAGATGCCAAAGCAACTCTCAAAACACAAAAAACTCAAGATGATTTAACACAGTTTAGTAAAGGTGAAAATCCTTTTATGCTTACTGGCGCTTGGGCTGCAGTACGAATGGAAAAGATGGCTCCTGAATTAAAGTTCGAAGTTCATCCTTATCCTATTTTAGATAATGGGTCAGTTTTGGTGACGAATATTGATACAAGACTTTGCGTGAATGCTAAAGGAAAACATGTTGAAGAAGCTAAAAAATTTATTGAGTATATGACTCAAACTGAAGAAATGTGGAAATTTGTTGATAATCAATGTTCTTTTAGTCCTTTAAATAATAATCAATTGTCTACTAATAAAGCAGTTCAACCACTTAATAAATATTTGAATGATCAACAGAGTATTCTTGGTAGTAATCAATTAATTGATTATGAAATGTGGACTCATACGAGATCTGGCGTACAGCTTCTTTTGCAGGGTGAGACTGTAGAAGCAGCGTTAGAACTTATAAAAAAGTAA
- the proS gene encoding proline--tRNA ligase, with the protein MANNKVKNDAITSRDVDFAKWYTDVCRKAELMDYSSVKGFIIYRPYGYALWEMIQAYMDKKFKETGHENVYMPMLIPESLLQKEADHVEGFAPECAVVTRGGLDNLEENLIIRPTSETLFCEHYAKIVNSYRDLPKLYNQWCSVVRWEKTTRPFLRGSEFLWQEGHTIHATEEEARAETMQMLDIYEETSRNLLAIPMVTGKKTEREKFAGAEETYTIEALMHDGKALQSGTSHYFGDGFAKAFGIQFLDKDNKQKYVHQTSWGVSTRLLGAIIMVHGDDNGLVLPPRVAPTQVMIIPIQQQKDGVLDKAYELEQQLKAHGIRVKVDATDKSPGWKFSEAEMRGIPLRLEVGPRDLENGQCVVAKRVNGEKITLSLDENLSQTLLQLLDDIHEEMYQKALAFRNDHITNAKTFEEFKDILNTKGGYIKLPWCGDEECEVRIKEETAATSRCIDTEAQVDGVCPICGKKAKHIVYFARAY; encoded by the coding sequence ATGGCAAATAACAAAGTGAAAAATGATGCAATCACATCAAGAGACGTTGACTTTGCAAAGTGGTATACTGATGTATGTCGTAAAGCCGAGCTGATGGACTATTCAAGTGTGAAAGGATTCATAATCTATAGACCGTATGGATATGCTTTATGGGAAATGATTCAAGCATACATGGATAAAAAATTTAAAGAAACTGGACATGAGAATGTCTATATGCCGATGTTAATCCCTGAATCATTACTACAAAAAGAAGCAGATCATGTAGAAGGTTTTGCACCAGAATGTGCAGTTGTTACAAGAGGTGGATTAGATAATCTTGAAGAAAATTTAATAATTCGTCCAACTTCTGAGACATTGTTTTGTGAACATTATGCAAAGATCGTGAATTCATATCGTGATCTTCCTAAATTATATAATCAATGGTGTAGTGTTGTCCGTTGGGAAAAAACAACAAGACCTTTCTTAAGAGGTTCTGAATTCTTATGGCAGGAAGGCCATACAATTCATGCAACAGAAGAAGAGGCAAGAGCTGAGACGATGCAAATGCTTGATATCTATGAGGAAACATCAAGAAATCTTTTAGCTATTCCTATGGTAACTGGAAAAAAGACTGAAAGAGAAAAATTTGCTGGTGCTGAAGAGACTTATACAATTGAAGCTTTGATGCATGATGGTAAAGCTTTACAATCAGGAACTTCTCATTATTTTGGAGATGGTTTTGCAAAAGCTTTTGGTATTCAATTCTTAGATAAAGATAACAAACAGAAATATGTTCATCAAACATCTTGGGGAGTTTCAACAAGACTTTTAGGAGCAATTATTATGGTTCATGGTGATGATAATGGATTGGTATTACCGCCAAGAGTCGCCCCAACGCAAGTAATGATTATTCCTATCCAACAACAAAAAGATGGTGTTTTAGATAAAGCTTATGAACTAGAACAACAACTCAAAGCACATGGAATAAGAGTCAAAGTAGATGCAACTGATAAATCACCTGGCTGGAAATTTTCAGAAGCAGAAATGCGTGGGATTCCATTACGTTTAGAAGTTGGTCCAAGAGATTTAGAAAATGGTCAATGTGTTGTTGCTAAACGTGTTAATGGTGAAAAAATCACTTTATCATTAGATGAGAACTTATCTCAAACACTATTACAATTACTTGATGATATACATGAAGAAATGTATCAAAAGGCTTTAGCATTTAGAAATGACCATATTACAAATGCAAAAACATTTGAAGAATTCAAGGATATTTTAAATACTAAGGGTGGTTATATTAAATTACCTTGGTGTGGAGATGAAGAATGTGAAGTCAGAATCAAAGAAGAAACGGCTGCTACATCTCGTTGTATTGACACAGAAGCACAAGTTGATGGCGTATGTCCTATATGTGGTAAAAAGGCTAAGCATATTGTTTATTTTGCAAGAGCTTACTAG
- a CDS encoding AAA family ATPase, whose translation MRIISLTMNAFMTYKSQTTIDFEDMIENGLYLISGPTGAGKTTIFDAMTFALYGVASGSHRNQSYFRSDFADAKDETYVEMVFELHGKIYKVKRSPTYTRPGYKSAKMANAYLSYNNEMIEGVKEVNQKINQLLGVDVHQFKQIVMIAQGEFTKLIYASSEEREKVLRHIFHSESLVVFENLLKEETRIYKEKYLLSSQQLLSRFQLLNFSKEFMENHTAGFHPSYIEHAIEQNKLLHNQLQIAKSQYEALQNQYDQLSQTYYRKEKQNQDIQEYHMIKEQYQTLMTRQEDMNIYQKDIEKMKIIEQHQSFLYQYQKVNEDFENNQKELLILQQKEKDFSLEFKKLEKAYKGLDELKSQKDISLIQIDKMKQSIEKQKEYKDMLKQQQSLQLKNLSLQSEYQKHLQKHQKMSKRMERDQENVNQLPSLQLELQQNEQMVKDINQKRISIHELSELFDQFTQSQDKHFELSDKYQKADNIYQKTFEKYRYEDENFKRQQAGILASTLKDDEPCPVCGSCHHPHLASLSQSVLSSNELEELNQELEKRRVIKEEAYQETLSQNEHIQDIKTRINVLKKQLGIDDELSKEVFIRLLSDIMQVTKQQEKTYQKRHHEVEYLRKVKKSLEQDQLVFLKQAQNLEKELADIHGLEKSLAVCQTKISELESSHQFLLTNELDEELARQTKNLKSLDMKIQTIDNDYHQCQQKLEITKHQKDILCKHKDEVLLSLQQIQIQYDQFVSQYFETSEQLKNYENMLSTLNEKEDEYQEYIIQKRTLSNRLKTLEETTRNCKLVDLSQEEDKLKECEQQREQSLKEYNVYLHTYEQNETLINHLQKDYQKNQNVFEKYTMYQDLADITSGKNGQRMSFERYVLSSYFEHILEYANVELLKMSQGRFALYRKQDTKGAKQQGLDLSVLDYETGMMRDIQSLSGGESFKAALSLALGLSAMIQSYAGGIELNTLFIDEGFGTLDSESIDQALSVLLDLKNDNKVIGIISHVDELKERIHTQIVVEKGKMGSTLHIEKD comes from the coding sequence ATGAGAATTATTAGTTTAACAATGAATGCTTTTATGACTTATAAATCTCAAACAACAATAGATTTTGAAGATATGATTGAAAATGGTCTTTATCTCATTAGTGGTCCTACAGGGGCTGGTAAGACAACTATTTTTGATGCTATGACATTTGCCTTATATGGGGTTGCAAGTGGAAGTCATCGCAATCAGTCTTATTTTAGAAGTGATTTTGCTGATGCTAAGGATGAAACATATGTAGAAATGGTCTTTGAACTTCATGGAAAGATTTATAAAGTGAAACGCTCTCCAACTTATACACGTCCCGGCTATAAGAGTGCTAAAATGGCAAATGCATATTTAAGTTATAACAATGAAATGATTGAAGGTGTTAAAGAAGTTAACCAGAAGATAAATCAATTATTAGGTGTTGATGTTCATCAATTCAAGCAAATTGTTATGATTGCCCAAGGAGAGTTTACAAAACTGATATATGCAAGTAGTGAAGAGCGAGAAAAAGTATTAAGACATATTTTTCATAGTGAATCATTGGTTGTTTTTGAGAATCTTTTAAAAGAAGAAACGAGAATATATAAAGAAAAGTATCTTCTATCTAGTCAGCAATTATTATCACGTTTCCAGCTTTTAAATTTCTCTAAAGAGTTTATGGAGAATCATACTGCTGGTTTTCATCCAAGTTATATTGAACATGCTATTGAACAAAATAAATTGCTTCATAATCAACTTCAAATTGCAAAATCTCAGTATGAAGCATTACAAAATCAATATGATCAATTATCACAAACATATTATCGAAAGGAAAAACAGAATCAGGATATTCAGGAATATCATATGATTAAGGAACAATATCAAACCTTAATGACAAGACAAGAAGATATGAATATTTATCAAAAAGATATTGAGAAGATGAAGATTATTGAACAGCATCAGTCTTTTTTATATCAATATCAAAAAGTTAATGAAGATTTTGAAAATAATCAAAAAGAACTTCTCATTCTTCAACAAAAAGAAAAAGATTTCTCTCTAGAATTTAAGAAACTGGAAAAAGCGTATAAAGGATTAGATGAACTAAAATCTCAAAAAGATATATCACTAATTCAAATAGATAAAATGAAACAATCTATAGAAAAACAAAAAGAATATAAAGATATGCTTAAACAACAGCAGTCTCTGCAATTAAAGAATCTTTCATTACAGAGTGAATATCAGAAACATTTACAAAAACATCAAAAAATGTCAAAAAGAATGGAAAGAGACCAAGAAAATGTTAATCAGTTACCATCACTTCAATTAGAACTCCAGCAAAATGAACAAATGGTTAAAGACATCAATCAAAAACGGATCTCTATTCATGAATTAAGTGAGTTATTTGATCAGTTTACACAAAGTCAGGATAAACACTTTGAATTGTCTGATAAATACCAAAAGGCTGATAATATATATCAAAAGACTTTTGAAAAGTATCGTTACGAAGATGAAAACTTTAAACGCCAGCAAGCGGGTATCCTTGCTTCTACTCTTAAAGATGATGAACCTTGTCCTGTTTGTGGTTCATGTCATCATCCTCATTTAGCCTCTCTCTCTCAAAGTGTCTTGTCATCTAATGAATTAGAAGAATTAAATCAGGAATTAGAAAAAAGAAGAGTTATAAAAGAGGAAGCTTACCAAGAAACACTTTCTCAAAATGAACATATTCAAGATATTAAAACAAGAATTAATGTTTTAAAAAAGCAATTAGGTATTGATGATGAATTATCAAAAGAAGTATTTATCCGTTTATTATCAGATATTATGCAAGTCACAAAACAACAGGAGAAAACATATCAGAAAAGACATCATGAAGTTGAATATTTAAGGAAAGTTAAAAAGTCTCTTGAACAAGACCAACTTGTCTTTTTAAAACAAGCACAGAATCTTGAAAAGGAATTAGCAGATATTCATGGATTAGAAAAATCATTAGCTGTTTGTCAAACCAAAATATCTGAATTAGAAAGTTCACATCAATTCTTATTAACCAATGAATTAGATGAAGAATTAGCTAGACAGACTAAAAATTTAAAGAGTCTAGATATGAAGATTCAAACAATAGATAATGATTATCATCAATGTCAACAAAAACTTGAAATCACTAAACATCAAAAAGATATTCTATGCAAACATAAAGATGAAGTGTTATTGTCTTTACAACAAATACAGATTCAATACGATCAGTTTGTATCTCAATATTTTGAAACAAGCGAGCAATTAAAAAATTATGAAAACATGTTATCAACTTTGAATGAAAAAGAAGATGAATATCAAGAATATATAATTCAAAAAAGAACGCTTTCCAATCGTTTAAAAACATTAGAAGAAACGACAAGAAATTGTAAATTGGTTGATTTAAGTCAGGAAGAGGATAAACTTAAAGAGTGTGAACAACAACGAGAACAATCTTTAAAAGAGTACAATGTCTATCTTCATACTTATGAACAAAATGAAACATTAATCAATCATTTACAAAAAGATTATCAAAAAAATCAGAATGTTTTTGAAAAGTATACGATGTATCAAGATTTAGCAGATATCACATCTGGAAAAAATGGGCAACGTATGTCTTTTGAAAGATATGTCTTATCTTCTTATTTTGAACATATTTTAGAGTATGCCAATGTGGAACTTTTAAAAATGAGTCAGGGACGTTTCGCTCTGTATCGTAAACAAGACACAAAAGGTGCAAAGCAGCAGGGTTTAGATTTAAGCGTTCTGGATTATGAGACAGGTATGATGAGAGATATTCAATCTTTATCAGGTGGTGAATCTTTTAAGGCGGCTTTATCTCTTGCTTTAGGATTGTCAGCAATGATTCAAAGTTATGCTGGTGGCATAGAGTTAAATACACTTTTCATTGATGAAGGATTTGGAACGTTAGATAGCGAATCAATTGATCAGGCATTATCTGTGTTGTTAGATTTGAAAAATGACAATAAAGTGATTGGGATTATTTCACATGTTGATGAGCTGAAAGAAAGGATTCACACTCAAATCGTTGTTGAAAAGGGGAAGATGGGAAGTACTTTACATATTGAAAAAGATTAA
- a CDS encoding exonuclease SbcCD subunit D: MKFVHIGDLHLGKVIHQYSLLDIQRELLFELLEFMNQEDIHILLIAGDVYDRFIPSQEAVNLLDDFLSCALLKYNIEVFMISGNHDSNDRMHFASSILSAQGLHIETYLKEEMQYVEIDDVRFYLLPFVKPSQIKGMYQVEELNNYQDALSLYMSHQHIDKNYKNIMMTHQFVGHSSVTSESEIPLSVGGSEIVDVSLFQDFDYVALGHLHAPQKVSRETVRYSGSLMRYSFDEVQQKKSIVIVDTDDMSVTTYALHPSVTLEKYKATFEQFMDPHYIYKKDDFLAFELEDQTLIPHAIDQLRVLYPRLLQITYSYLINQQTHQQIKKIQSIEQMDTPALFTQFYQDMKNSELSSQQQKIVLELLEKVGEDHENY, from the coding sequence ATGAAGTTTGTTCATATAGGTGATTTACATTTAGGTAAAGTTATTCATCAGTATTCTTTGTTAGATATTCAAAGAGAACTCTTATTTGAACTTTTAGAGTTTATGAATCAGGAAGATATTCATATATTGCTCATTGCTGGTGATGTTTATGATCGTTTTATTCCAAGTCAGGAGGCAGTTAATCTCCTTGATGATTTTTTGAGTTGTGCACTTTTGAAATATAATATAGAAGTTTTTATGATTAGTGGAAATCATGATAGTAATGATCGTATGCATTTTGCGAGTTCTATTTTATCAGCTCAAGGATTACATATTGAAACGTATTTAAAAGAAGAAATGCAGTATGTGGAAATTGATGATGTTAGGTTTTATCTCTTACCATTTGTAAAACCTTCACAGATTAAAGGTATGTATCAAGTAGAAGAGTTAAATAATTATCAAGACGCATTAAGCCTATATATGTCGCATCAGCATATTGACAAAAATTATAAAAATATAATGATGACTCATCAGTTTGTTGGGCATTCAAGTGTAACGAGTGAATCTGAAATTCCATTAAGTGTTGGTGGTAGTGAAATTGTTGATGTATCTTTATTTCAAGATTTTGACTATGTCGCCTTAGGTCATTTACATGCACCTCAGAAAGTATCAAGGGAAACTGTGCGATACAGCGGATCTTTAATGCGATATTCTTTTGATGAAGTTCAACAAAAAAAATCAATTGTGATTGTAGATACTGATGATATGTCAGTCACTACATATGCATTACATCCGTCAGTGACATTAGAAAAATATAAAGCAACATTTGAACAGTTTATGGATCCTCATTATATTTATAAAAAAGATGATTTCTTAGCATTTGAATTAGAGGATCAAACACTTATACCCCATGCTATTGATCAATTAAGAGTATTGTATCCACGACTTTTACAAATTACTTATTCATATTTAATTAATCAGCAGACCCATCAACAAATCAAGAAGATTCAATCTATTGAGCAGATGGATACACCAGCTTTGTTTACTCAATTTTATCAAGATATGAAAAATAGTGAATTATCATCACAACAACAAAAGATTGTCTTAGAATTACTTGAAAAGGTAGGTGAAGATCATGAGAATTATTAG
- a CDS encoding GNAT family N-acetyltransferase, with product MKLELIEYVKVNLPAGFLPYSIYSIIIEEKEVGRIILREGSDQECYYDGHIGYHIDEEYRGHHYAVQACLLLKEVIDKDHLLITCDPTNIASIKTIEELGCEYLETKIIPQHLKKLFASDECEKMIYRWNITS from the coding sequence ATGAAATTAGAACTTATTGAATATGTGAAAGTCAATTTACCAGCAGGTTTTCTGCCTTATTCTATTTATAGTATCATCATTGAAGAAAAAGAAGTAGGAAGAATCATTTTGCGTGAAGGTAGTGATCAGGAATGTTATTATGATGGACATATTGGCTATCATATAGATGAAGAATACAGAGGACATCATTACGCAGTTCAAGCATGTTTATTGTTAAAGGAAGTTATTGATAAGGATCATTTGTTAATCACATGTGATCCAACAAATATTGCTTCTATAAAGACTATTGAGGAATTAGGGTGTGAATATTTAGAGACAAAAATCATTCCTCAGCATTTAAAAAAGTTGTTTGCTAGTGATGAATGTGAGAAAATGATATACAGGTGGAATATAACTTCATGA